Below is a genomic region from Methanoregula sp..
ATCCGCACCAAGACCGATTATATCGACTTCAACACCCCGCGATTTCAGCGCCCGCCATGGCAGCAGGTTGGAGTGATGCTCAAGAATGGTGGTGATGACGCGGTTCCCGGGAGACCAGGCTAGTCCGTGGGCGACCATGTTGATCGATTCAGTGGTATTTTTGGTAAATACGCAGGTACCGTTCTTCCCGCCAATGAACCCGGCCACCTTCTCGTGGGCATGCCAGTAGCGCTGGCTGGCGATCTGGGTGAGGCGGTGCACACCCCGGCCGACATTCGCCCGGTAGTTGTGCTCGAACTCCACCATTGCTTCGATCACCGGTTCGGGTGAAAAACTCGTGGCTGCATTATCGAGATAGATGAGATCGCCAAGAATCGGAAAATCCTTCCTGATATCCGCTACGGAATATCCTTCAACCATTTGTAGGTCCATTGATGGCTCCATTATTTTTTCTTCCCGGTCTTTCATCTCTTCCTTTATTTCATCTGCCTTTTTGACTTCCTTTGATTCGGCTGTCACCGGTGGAGGTGCCCGGGGTGGCCCGGTTCGCAGCGTGTGATCTTCGTTGAACGGCACTCCTTTCAGATTACAGAGTTCCCGCATCTTTGGCGGGAGGGCACGCCACCGCCAGAGTCCCCAGGTGCAGAATACTTCCGGCAATCCCTTCTTTGCCGCCCAGCGTTTGAGGAACTCGTCCCAGCGCTTTGCATACTCCGGCTGGAGCACGCGGAGTTCCTCGTACTCGCTCTCGAGCATCGCGGGGCAGAGATAACACCCGATACGTTCGAGCCCCTTGTCATAGAGCGGGTTGGTCGCCACCTTCTGCCACCAGAGGTAGAGAAAGACTTCCAGCGCCCTCCAGTGACGGATAGGCGAGAGATTGAGCTGGAGCGGGTTGGCCGGGTTCTGGCTGGTCTCGTCGAGCCCCGCCCGGTTCCATGACTCGTACCAGCGGTTGCCCTGCACCGTGACGCAGGGGCCGACATCCGCGAGATAGAGTTTGAGCGGGTGGAGTTTCTGGAGTTTGCAGCACCAGCGGTTGTCCTTGCCCGGCGGCCCTGCTTTTTCTGCTGCCTGCCAGAAATCGCCGGCTTTCCGGATAATATCTACTCCCTGCGATTCGACAAATGCGATCGTCTCGGGAAATTCAAGACCGGTATCGATAAAGAATGCCTTAGTCACCCCGGCTTTCCGGGCGATATGGAGTACTGCAGTGCTGTCCTTTCCCCCGGAGAACGATACATTTGCGGTCGGGCGATCCGAAATGTGCTGCTTGATGGCACGGATCGCGTGGCGCTCAAGGTTTTTTAAGTGGAACTTGTTCTTCTCGATTGCCACATCCCAGCCGGGATTTTTCGGGGTGCGGGGCGTAACGCTGATGAGCTCCTTGACCTTGATGGACCCTTCCTTTACCATGCCGGTGCCGAACCGGTTTTTGTACTTGACAATAACGGTTCCGTCTGGAACGGGAATTTTGAGGGCGATCCGTTTGCCGCCAACCCGCCCCTGCTCCTGCCGGACATTCGTGTGGGTGTCGAGATCCACAATACCCTGCGTGGCATAAGGGAGGATGAACGGGAGTGCTTCGGGCGAAAGGTCCAGGCTGAATTTCCGTGACACAGGATCGAAGGTGAGCCAGCCGAGCCGCTCTCCGTGCATGATCACGAGATCCGCCCGGTCAACGCCTCCGGTCTTGTTAAAGAGGAGAATTTTTGCGAGCGGGACATTGCCAAACCGCTCCTGCACGAGTTTTTTGACCAGTGCCATGTCAGCGGCAAGGGCAGGGCGGACATCGTAG
It encodes:
- a CDS encoding aminotransferase class V-fold PLP-dependent enzyme, whose protein sequence is MMHEPPVKKVLFWCDQCNVPLVAKSCACGAEGRKIELLQPYDVRPALAADMALVKKLVQERFGNVPLAKILLFNKTGGVDRADLVIMHGERLGWLTFDPVSRKFSLDLSPEALPFILPYATQGIVDLDTHTNVRQEQGRVGGKRIALKIPVPDGTVIVKYKNRFGTGMVKEGSIKVKELISVTPRTPKNPGWDVAIEKNKFHLKNLERHAIRAIKQHISDRPTANVSFSGGKDSTAVLHIARKAGVTKAFFIDTGLEFPETIAFVESQGVDIIRKAGDFWQAAEKAGPPGKDNRWCCKLQKLHPLKLYLADVGPCVTVQGNRWYESWNRAGLDETSQNPANPLQLNLSPIRHWRALEVFLYLWWQKVATNPLYDKGLERIGCYLCPAMLESEYEELRVLQPEYAKRWDEFLKRWAAKKGLPEVFCTWGLWRWRALPPKMRELCNLKGVPFNEDHTLRTGPPRAPPPVTAESKEVKKADEIKEEMKDREEKIMEPSMDLQMVEGYSVADIRKDFPILGDLIYLDNAATSFSPEPVIEAMVEFEHNYRANVGRGVHRLTQIASQRYWHAHEKVAGFIGGKNGTCVFTKNTTESINMVAHGLAWSPGNRVITTILEHHSNLLPWRALKSRGVEVDIIGLGADYSLDPDALEKIITPATRLVAVTHASNVLGVITPVKEIAKICHDHGVKLLVDGAQTVPHLPVDVSKLGCDYFAFSGHKMCGPTGTGVLWMKEPDLEPFILGGGMVETVTGTGFTAAEGYQKYEAGTPNIAGGIGLGVAAGYLETLGMENIRRHEEILTTRLINGLSQNKKIRVYAPEHPEARIGVVSFTVDGFHPHEVAQQLDEAADILVRSGHHCCQPLMDALGLPDGTVRASLALYNTAEEIDMLIATLEELTR